The Centroberyx gerrardi isolate f3 chromosome 7, fCenGer3.hap1.cur.20231027, whole genome shotgun sequence genome contains a region encoding:
- the LOC139917275 gene encoding SUMO-conjugating enzyme UBC9-like, producing the protein MSGIALSRLSQERKAWRKDHPFGFVAVPTKNPDGTMNLMNWECAIPGKKGTLWEGGLYKLRMLFKDDYPSSPPKCKFEPPIFHPNVYPSGTVCLSILEEDKDWRPAITIKQILLGIQELLNEPNIQDPAQAEAYTIYCQNRTDYEKRVRAQAKKFAPT; encoded by the exons ATGTCTGGCATCGCTCTTAGCAGACTGTCCCAGGAGCGCAAAGCCTGGAGGAAAGACCACCCATTT GGATTTGTTGCCGTGCCTACTAAGAATCCTGATGGCACCATGAATCTGATGAACTGGGAGTGTGCCATCCCAGGGAAGAAAGGA ACCTTGTGGGAGGGAGGCCTGTATAAACTCAGAATGCTGTTCAAAGATGACTACCCCTCCTCACCGCCCAAAT GCAAGTTTGAGCCACCTATATTCCACCCCAATGTGTACCCATCAGGCACCGTGTGTCTGTCAATCCTGGAGGAAGACAAAGACTGGAGGCCTGCCATCACCATTAAACAG atcCTGTTGGGTATCCAGGAGCTGCTGAATGAGCCTAACATTCAAGACCCAGCACAAGCAGAGGCTTACACAATCTACTG TCAGAACAGGACGGACTACGAGAAGCGGGTGAGGGCGCAGGCCAAGAAGTTTGCCCCCACATAG
- the il2rb gene encoding interleukin-2 receptor subunit beta — protein sequence MVAVTMATLWSIYLVVLFSVHPAHSHRSLQGLSCLNDFVNNVSCTWSSSQVDPAVDCWIFGQKKAWTGLIEQGCKLKQLGSSFQGCSVVFENKKFSCSEVMPRIHVECNGTMVENLTNYKPCNHIKMHPPSVANVSASANQTWISWSPGSPHSYFFTSFEFQVQFKQNHQKWKEATTLSTEKQEIRIASGRKAGLYQVRVRVRPPDSYHSTHWSDWSPTASWERASAPEDQVPLLDRTSWFMLGGISLSTLLIGILLVLLRGCSNRGLLKGKPVPNPSEYFHTLHSVHGGDIKKWLNPQSASGSFFTAQPRDQISPVQVFDAWDAVPSTSPSSSSTSTLLHFHPGRCPSADSDAGGGVMHRSASSASSGFSNLGYFYSSCPGSDPLRIDASPVYFTYQDDFRNPHLHLSLCPALAGSLPYECLRRPGGERKSEPQSPDSGFGIGMEDEAGEGEGTDADVDGDRHGSPLLILPLHLPSRMCPPSFPPPPSPSSSPPPPSHPPGPPQVQPDNQGPEVPAAAPSGSYVAWPAGGAMCRSSSMPVEPCKTGYLTLKELQTTYSNKSI from the exons ATGGTAGCCGTTACCATGGCGACCCTGTGGTCCATATACCTGGTGGTTCTCTTCTCAGTGCATCCAGCCCACTCTCATAGGAGCTTGCAAG GACTCTCCTGTCTAAATGACTTTGTCAACAACGTCAGCTGTACCTGGAGCAGCTCCCAGGTCGACCCCGCTGTGGACTGCTGGATCTTTGGACAGAAGAAAGCCTGGACTGGCCTCATAGA GCAAGGGTGCAAGCTGAAACAACTGGGAAGTTCTTTTCAAGGCTGCAGTGTTGTCTTTGAAAATAAA AAATTCAGCTGTTCTGAGGTAATGCCCAGAATCCATGTGGAGTGTAACGGCACAATGGTGGAGAACCTTACAAACTATAAGCCATGCAATCACA TTAAAATGCACCCTCCTAGTGTTGCGAATGTCAGCGCCAGTGCCAATCAGACCTGGATATCCTGGAGTCCAGGCAGCCCTCACTCTTACTTTTTCACCTCCTTTGAATTTCAAGTTCAGTTCAAACAGAATCACCAGAaatggaag GAGGCCACAACTTTGTCCACGGAAAAACAAGAGATAAGAATAGCCTCGGGAAGGAAGGCAGGGCTCTACCAGGTCAGGGTGAGAGTCAGGCCCCCAGACAGTTATCATAGCACCCACTGGAGCGACTGGAGTCCCACGGCGTCCTGGGAGAGAGCAAGCGCCCCGGAGGATCAAG tgCCGCTTCTAGACCGGACATCATGGTTCATGTTGGGTGGAATatccctctccactctcctcataGGTATATTGCTGGTCCTTCTCAGAGGTTGCTCCAACAGAGG GCTCTTGAAGGGGAAGCCGGTGCCGAACCCTTCGGAATACTTCCACACTCTCCACTCTGTGCACGGAGGAGACATCAAG aaatGGCTGAATCCTCAGTCAGCCTCAGGATCCTTCTTCACGGCCCAGCCGCGCGACCAAATCTCCCCGGTGCAGGTGTTTGATGCCTGGGATGCggtcccctccacctctccctcctcctcctccaccagcaccCTGCTTCACTTTCACCCCGGCCGCTGCCCCTCCGCCGACTCGGACGCCGGCGGCGGCGTCATGCACCGCTCCGCCTCCTCCGCTTCGTCCGGCTTCTCCAACCTGGGCTACTTCTACTCCAGCTGCCCCGGCAGCGACCCGCTGCGAATCGACGCCAGCCCCGTCTACTTCACCTATCAGGACGATTTCCGCAATCcacacctccacctctccctctgccccgcCCTCGCCGGCTCCCTGCCCTACGAGTGCCTGCGGCGCCCCGGAGGCGAGCGCAAGAGCGAGCCGCAGAGCCCCGACTCCGGCTTTGGGATCGGAATGGAAGACGAAGCGGGCGAGGGAGAGGGAACAGACGCGGACGTGGATGGCGATCGCCAtggctctcctcttctcatcctccctctccacctcccgtCCCGGATGtgtcccccctccttccctccgcccccctccccctcctcctcccctccgcccccctctcaccctcccGGTCCACCCCAGGTACAGCCAGATAACCAAGGGCCGGAGGTACCTGCGGCAGCGCCCAGTGGTAGTTATGTAGCCTGGCCTGCGGGCGGCGCCATGTGCAGGTCTTCCTCGATGCCTGTGGAGCCGTGTAAAACCGGCTATCTCACCCTCAAAGAGCTGCAAACCACCTACAGCAATAAATCTATCTGA